A single window of Gossypium arboreum isolate Shixiya-1 chromosome 13, ASM2569848v2, whole genome shotgun sequence DNA harbors:
- the LOC108462054 gene encoding uncharacterized protein LOC108462054 translates to MDFVQRITWIFDQFTPSQNHLFCCGLWAIWGERNKRMHEQKNSTSQEITNFINNYIAKLNGLEKRNPVRGKVIRRWSYPPSEFIKINFDGAYDGTHHQSASGIVIRNEEGVVLLSCSEIHHGVTFAFAAEAIACRKAVQIGFEHEWPKIIIEGDSLTIIKKCTNKSQDRSHIGAYIYDIQQKLNRSKSFMFKHTPRSTNALVHILATKTLKRKEEMYLVMSVPKYAETQQRIERRHEPD, encoded by the coding sequence ATGGATTTTGTACAGCGGATTACTTGGATCTTTGATCAGTTTACTCCAAGCCAGAACCACCTCTTCTGTTGTGGTCTTTGGGCTATCTGGGGAGAGAGAAACAAAAGAATGCATGAGCAGAAAAATAGTACAAGTCAGGAAATAACAAATTTCATCAACAACTATATTGCTAAACTTAATGGTTTAGAAAAGAGAAATCCAGTAAGGGGGAAGGTGATAAGAAGATGGAGTTACCCACCTAGTgagttcataaaaattaattttgacgGTGCATACGATGGGACTCACCACCAATCAGCTTCAGGTATAGTGATCAGAAATGAAGAAGGGGTAGTCTTACTTTCTTGCTCTGAGATCCATCATGGGGTAACTTTCGCCTTTGCAGCTGAAGCAATCGCATGTCGAAAAGCAGTCCAAATAGGATTTGAACATGAATGGCCAAAGATCATAATCGAAGGAGACTCTCTCACAATAATCAAGAAATGTACAAACAAAAGTCAAGATCGATCACATATTGgagcatatatatatgatattcaaCAGAAACTAAACAGATCCAAAAGTTTCATGTTCAAACACACACCAAGATCCACAAACGCTCTCGTGCATATTTTGGCAACAAAAACtctaaaaagaaaggaagagatGTACCTGGTAATGAGTGTCCCGAAGTATGCTGAAACTCAACAAAGGATTGAAAGGAGACATGAACCAGATTGA